Part of the Camelus dromedarius isolate mCamDro1 chromosome 11, mCamDro1.pat, whole genome shotgun sequence genome is shown below.
attacatgttgcagtttgtataagaaagttgggtaacgcagagtctggggcatggctgtgtctgacccagggtcacgctcaccctgcctgtcagagcccaggccctcactcctgtctgcagggcagcgagtggaggcagccctcatcagcgctggcgccaccctctgagcggcagtgacagcagtgtctgtgtgtggacgtgcatagtgtttttccaggagctttacatgcatttctgcatttaataattaaagccctcctgtgaggaagcgttttatgattttaatgaataatacattttattttgatattgatagacttcaaacctccggaaaatttacagaagtagtacagtaaacgcttagatacagttcaccttaaagggcactatttgtccttttgtgtctggcttattttagcataaagtttcaaggttcatccataatgtagcctgagtcagtactttattcttttggtttcataatatcctttttcttttttttcatttttggtctatttaaaaatactttcattgaagtctagtcagtttataatgttgtgtcagtttcttgtgtacagcacaacaattcaaataggaacatacctgtattcattttcatattcttttaaacataagttactataagatattaaatatattctcctgtgctatacagtataaacttgcagtttattctatacatactcagtatctgcaaatcttgaactatcaatatattccttcccacaccctctcccctctggtaaccatagtttggtttctatgtctctgtgtctgtttctgttctgtagataagtttatctttttgtgtctttgtttttttattttttttttaagattccacatgtgagcgatctcatatggtatttttctttctctttctggcttacttttctttgaatgacattctccaggtccattcatgtttctgcaaatggcattactttattattattttatggctgaatagtagtctattggagaaatatactacagtctctttatccagtcatctttcagtggacatttaggttgtttccatgtcttgctattgtaaatagtgctgctgtgaacattggggtaaaagtgtctttttgagttagggttccttctggatatatgtccaggagtgggattgctgggtcatatgggaagtcaatattttgtcttttgaggaacctctatacagttttccacaatggctccaccaaactgcattcccaccacagtgcaggagggttcccaattctccgtagcctctccaggatttactgtctgtgaacttctgaatgatggctattcggactggtgagaggtgagtcttgattgcagttttgatttgcatttctctgataatgatattgagcatttttttcatgtgcctattggccatttgtatgtcttcattggagaaaagtttctttaggacttctgcccatttttgaattgaattatttgtttttctttcttattaagtgtaaaagctgtttacatattctgggaattaagcccttgtcagtttcatttattgcaactattttctctcattccatatattgtctttttgttttgctttttctttccttttctgtgcaaaagcttgtaagtttaaatagatcctacttgtattattttgcttgtatttctattgcttgagtagactgctctaggaaaacattgttgagatgtatgtcagatgttttgcctatgttttcttctaagaggtttatagtgtctgtctacatgtttaattctttaagccattttaaatttatttttgtgtatgctgtgagagAGTggcctaacttcattgatttaccttcagctgtccacttttccctacaccattttctgaagaggctgtctactccattgtatgttctcacctcctttgtcaaagattcaatgaccaaaagtttgtgggactattcttggtaattttgtttatccgttcattgatggatggatattgtttgtaacctttggctactctgaatgatactgccatgaatattgatgtgcaagtttttgtgagaatatattttcattctgttggctgtacagttggcccgccatttctgtagtttccacttcatggatccagatggctgattgtaaagggactcgaacatccttggattatggtatccagggtgggtgTTTCCTGAAACAAACCCCCCGAGGagactgagggatgactctatatgtaggagtggaattgctgtgccatataattctaaccttttgaggaaacaccaggcttttccaaagaagctgcaccattgcccctttccaatggctgcgtattgagggttcccatttctctgcctcctgaccgacacttgttattgtccatgttttgattataaccatcctagtgagtgtaaaatcagatatcattttgatgttgatttcgctagtgatgctgagcatcttttcataagcttattggccaattgtgtatctatttaaatacttggcatatttaaaaattgggtagattttctttgtattggtcagttgtaagcatttgttttatatcctggatactagtctcttattagatatatgctttgcaaaatttttctcctattctgcagattgtcgtttcactttagtttttttaaacattaaaacaatttctttctaggggaggtaattagatttattcattttatttttcttgataagcacgcactctatcacttgagctacacccttccccttcatttcactttcttgatgatgtcctttgtaacaaatggttttaattttgatgaagtcaattttatctttctttttttcacttgtgctcttggtattgtatctaggaagccatagcatatccttgaaccacaaagatttaaactatgtcttcttttagaatgtttatacatttagtttttacgtttccgtctgtgatccattttgaattaatattttatttgttatataaaatacgggggtccagattccaaatacattcttttgccttcagatacccaggtgtctctgcaccatttgttgaatagactattctttcaatggagttttgttggcacatttctggaaaaatgactgtaaatgtaagtttcccccctggattttttattgtttctcatagatttatgcatccaaacttatgccagtaccataatgacttgagtactatagatttgtagtaaccattgagtgagtcctccaactttgctcttctttttcaagattgttttggctgtcctgggccccttgcacttccatatgaattttggcatcagttcttcaatttttgcaaagaagtcagctggaattttgatagggattccattaaatttgtagatcactttcaggagtcttaacatttttaacaatattgtctaccattccatgaacatgggatgccttccatatatgtagaccttttaattttttttttggtgatacttcaaaatgttcaatgtgcaaatcttgtaaaattttgttaaatgtatctctcattttatttttaatgctgttgtaattggaaaggctgagcttcctaagggtgggactatatatcaatttatttatttctaggattcctacacagcaaataccctagatttatatttgctacataaatctatccacaattcttcccacccccgtgtcataagaaaccaagacccaggttaagctacctgaacacttatgtggaagtgagaagtgagacccttgggtggggctttgtgcagattatactgaaagcttattcattatggcttcatcttaatttcttttaaacaatcctttcagtgtatatagtcagatacattaagaaaatgccctttcgatgtgtggaggagctaagactataattttcaaataatttctagtgagagtgttgtacttgaaactaatttgcatcaatctttgaagatttatgtttcaggagctttgactatataatacctgtctttattcaataactacaactaaatgctcaaacaacatgtaagagtttgagcaaactgcccccgccccgtagtgctggttggctgcagctgtaactggagtcaagtcttACCTATCACAGTACTCTTGggtggatctgctcaaaggggttcgtccaatagtttgtcggtagtcttttggacaaagccataaagcattgatttaaggttgctggaatggaatctattttattaatattaagtaagcacatattgagtgcttactgtatgttgggaattgtccctcagcctcacatgaatattatttcgcttaaaacctctcatatttccttgttattcacactttacagataaggagtctgagtattaggttttctctcttttggggggatctcattatcaatgatgggaagttgtaaggaaaaagatactgattcatccagagaaaacatttttctgagagtcagcactgaagaggttgatcattgtttgagtaagacgagccccgggttgtacggagtcagcatccctgtcctggacacggcacgtgtagcacTAAGTGGTGGGTGAGGCCGCGCGGCCGCGCAGGggacgcggatgccgggccgttgggctgtgctcaggcccggtggggctttctcctaagggaagtggaacgtcattgtcagaatttaagtaggggagaggggtgctctcgtagatcacttttgtcttgaagaatgcttagaaacatttagaaggctcggcaggaggtgatgtgataagtcagagtagggtggctgtgaggtgtagcagtgttcaattttcaaatggttttcagtcccaggtttgtggctcagtagccgtgtcactttggatgacgcactaaaggaagtgaaacaatttatcttattacttgaagcagtgatataccgacttcccaggacttttgtggagatccagtgagataacgtgtgcacaatgtgcagcgtggtccccagcacacagtcattgctgagggagtgccagtgagaactttgtaggtgaggtgtgggtggtgtgactcgttgactgaggaaattgggccctgaaggaggggtccagtcacatctgtgagtgatgggactgagctgggagaggcagagggtggagttggtggtgcccttgaaacatctaagtgcagtgccacaatcacagaggaggtctaggcccgggctgtgcattttcctataatctcaatccctgagtaCGCcaaggtattgatcattgaacgtgaagacatacttacaggacaagtgaatagtagtatcatctctgtcatcaaagctcacgtctctttattcatcactcactttgctaattgggtacttacagagctcaattcaccatcctcacctgggctcaggctccacagaaaagatcttgtgagtctccctcttttccagaagaaaacacatttagctggaaGAATTCTCtactcgccagacttagaattttagtttgttgatttaattctgttttctgttggccgtctcctgacaggagagacattttacctcatggtcaggtttcaattagctgttactgagaactgctgatgtgatccatagtgtattttttctattaactttgtagagtacttatcatttttctgtctttgccctttaattttgtttcctcttcaatgttctatcctatttggggccttattttattttttaattcaaaaatgtctgttagcagttaagaaaacaaaagcaaataaaaaatgcacatgatagctagatttagaatatatctagtgtgttttctgtctcggcaatggagggttctagaaactcttgaaaaccttcattacataagttccttaaaatgctgattaagaaataagaccttccttcctcatctttcaagctgcacagctaattgtcaagaaagtgaggggaaatcctcagaagccaagtcaaccagaaagcagggattctgggagatacacaAGCCTTAGAAGCActgggggccagttggctccagaactgagtttcagttgccttgacaggagggcaggaggtgagccccagaCCTCTCACACTTGGatttggatggctgttcttatgtaaggccaagcacatcctgagaatcctgctttataaaagggtgaattagaaagaaaagtaaaaaagcattcctcaaggcaaggaagtaaggaaagtcaatttttttggaagcgggggaaaataacatatccaatgtaagtatttagtttaaatctgttctggcatgagagtgacaacaaactcctggcagaaaatcacagctcctcccggaaagagaagttgtgttttgaatgaatcagtgggcagccattccgaaaaatgtctccagagtcttctggatcaagatactggacccaaacactcccttccatggtctcatttaaataaccagaaaggttttaaaggaaagaagccataatcatagttctatttattgacattaatatatgctaggaattcagaggtgactatggagttgtcacctcttttatggaccttactttctatttgacatagttggggaacttggtggagggtggtgttagtctgttCCAATTAGCCAGgacaggagattaagaaagcagtgaagggcggatgacatttttagctgaggacagtcctgttcagttggtttgtaattgcaggctcgttgagttgtcactggagggaattgatcttatggagtttggacttaactcaggcctcttcagaatggacaagtgaacctggagaaagacagtcaaatctgtgcagacattaaagtccacgtgaacgtgctgtatccctgagccaaagataggacaagtaggcagcacttcttgaggacagaggagtggtttttaaggttctccaagaatgaagcccagggaaccgggatggccagttgtcaaactgtgactttgctctttggacggtgtacccaccgaggttgTTGGCTGttaataggtttccatttctctttaatgcatgacaggtgatgaggacgtgggcatacacttttgacaccttgtcgaagtgactgggtacctgcctagaagggagggcacagctacggctgcgccatacatcttgccgcccatcccgttccccggctccgtgatctcggcagagtggttccttgttgagctgtccgtctcctctgtgacatcgtaacccaacaaaataccggagagtattagcttggctttgttcttttccatccttcccttcaaatgatgatgaatgataatggacccagttacgtttgcagatgatttacacgtagtgctgtcagtacaaaccttgtaatccccactgtgtgatctagagaagaaagttacattctttccaaattgttttgatgcacttatgtgggaaaatgatgtacgtttgaatatgtatttcctctctgaatcatcatggctacagatgaatatttgtagacatggaatgagtttactttatttgaactgtatggtcccctaaattctccccagctttttaaagtcatcactggagtgctacctccacagtgtcccaaagcatccaccactgcctgttcttcggacactgtgagtttccaagttggagaaggctgctggctgttgaggcattctctggcacatctctggctggctgatgtgagcttagcacacaagacttggcagacagtatctaaccatggtcacgtccatttctggaacactcatggaggattttacacctatgctagtggcatacgttatttcttttagttttcaaaacaatcataattagattttatcacctgtattaataaggaaactgtcaaagcgagtgatgtgcagactttggactggaacacgggtctttctgatccctatctctgttccctccccagcctatccttccaaatgtccaggagactcttcctcagtcttgagtttcccgctgatgttaccactgtctttgtttctggagaggaaaacaagtctaaacttactttccagttggaaatggaatggagagttaacgttggaagccgggagagtctgtcctgtgatgaagcggtctctgagccacttccatggggacgtcacgtcactgtctgggccccttgcacagcctgtgcacaggtgataagccagatgtgctgagcagtcctaccggacagggaagtgcgttggaaatgagtttgggtatttggtttcattacatatgttcctgagggccttggcctggcacttcaaatgggaccactccctgtcccacagactcgtgctctgggccggtgcagacctaacgtggcctcagcctgaggctcagggcccgtggtgatgaggagcattttagtccagggtctgccggaggctctgacacttctgggccatgggaatttgtccaggatgataataaatcctccccgagattcagatttccttccctgtgagccggggtagtaatagtttctgaaatgattgtaatgattcagtaacgggcacagcgtgtgctggcaggtagctggtgtttaaggagcagaagtcgcagtcactctgtcagcctctcactgtgtgctctgtgctttgagaggttgtgtgtttggtgaaagtcccgcccaaaccctagggtgtagatgaactgttgttcctttactttcccgtcctcttcctctttcccttctctgtgtcccatgtttaggtagcagattcctctgtttcagggaatacggacCTTTCTAataaaaggagaggcggaacacggaaaggtggggcccagagggggtctggagcatccgcacagcgctgcttccctgcatttctgcatccggtcccatcagtgcatgaagtcagccttcctcttccttcctgtgtcgttgggtctctgttttaagggaaaattttttacgggtcttttttccattacatgtttcgttcagatgcttgttgcttttctccctgtgcttcagcattcctaggagagaattcagcagtgagcatcctctccgagctctatgagttgatcggcttccaccgcaagtccgccttcttcaagtgggtggcccccgtgcagcgcgtggcccccggcatcccggagcaTGGctggaaggcctgctaccgactccttctgcagacgcttcctggctacagtctgtcgctggatctgcaggacttcagcaaaggtgttggaactaaaacattgcttcagtcccattaaccatgcctggtatgggccctgctgtcctgtctcatcagggtgaattctgattcgtttagaatagggctcagcagactttttctgtcaagggcttgggagtaagtatttcagggtctgcaaacctcctgatctctggtgcagctgctcagctctgctgttcagacgccagagcatccggacattccacacacccacagagctttattaacagcggtgtctggggctggattcagtgtatgaactgcagtttgtccccacagcctcctcactattgacgcctgcaccagagcatgcatttgcgacaatgggtgaacctgcactgacacatcatcatcacccagagcccagacttgacactaggatttacacttggtggtgtgcactctgtgggtttggacagatgtgcaatgacatgtatccaccgtcacagcatcatacagagtagtctgtcttagtgaccttaaaatgctacgtgctgcacctcattcattgctccttcccctctagcctctgacagccactgatcttttagtctctgtggttttccctttcccagaacaccatacagttggaatcagacagttgcggaaccttcccagattggcttctttcccttagtaatatgcattaaaggttcctccatgtctttccatgccttgataactcatttcattttagcaccaaataatagtccattttctggctggaacacagttaatccattcacctactgaagaacagcttagttgcttctgagttctggtgattatgaataaagctgctattaacatctgtatgcagtt
Proteins encoded:
- the LOC135322441 gene encoding trafficking protein particle complex subunit 9-like, producing the protein MLRSCPCPCHPEAEPGSYRISPECGLHSSSTAFLGENSAVSILSELYELIGFHRKSAFFKWVAPVQRVAPGIPEHGWKACYRLLLQTLPGYSLSLDLQDFSKGVGTKTLLQSH